The Devosia sp. SD17-2 genome includes a region encoding these proteins:
- a CDS encoding L-serine ammonia-lyase has translation MFLSVFDVFKIGIGPSSSHTMGPMSAARRFLDELKDGNWPRARQAVPAALTASLHGSLAYTGIGHGSDRAVILGLAGHDPRSIDPDAMDGIIAAVTASGHVSPDGHPAYRFRPAVDLVLDKRTPLPGHPNGMQFSAFDGDGQLLLRRIYFSIGGGFVVSADELAALKSAPDARQDVPWPFANAAEMLDMAKASGLSIAAMKRANEEARISRTKLDAGLDEIWSVMSSCVARGLAQDGQLPGGLKVRRRAKGIHLQLEEKWQRNEIDPLMANDWLSLFAMAVNEENAAGGRVVTAPTNGAAGVIPAVLSYAQKFHAGAGRASVHDFLLTAAAIGGIIKHNASISGAEVGCQGEVGSASAMAAAGLCALMGGTPEQVENAAEIALEHHLGMTCDPVGGLVQIPCIERNAFGAVKAVTAASLALKGDGVHAVPLDVCVETMRQTGRDMSEKYKETSQAGLAVNVVAC, from the coding sequence ATGTTCTTATCAGTCTTTGACGTCTTCAAGATCGGTATAGGCCCCTCGAGTTCCCACACAATGGGACCGATGTCGGCGGCCCGGCGCTTTCTCGATGAACTCAAGGACGGCAATTGGCCCCGCGCCCGGCAGGCAGTGCCCGCCGCGCTGACAGCAAGTCTTCACGGCTCGCTCGCCTATACCGGCATTGGCCATGGCAGCGACCGCGCGGTGATCCTCGGCCTTGCTGGCCACGATCCGCGCAGCATTGATCCCGACGCGATGGACGGGATCATCGCGGCGGTGACCGCGAGCGGGCATGTGAGCCCGGACGGCCACCCAGCCTATCGGTTTCGCCCGGCTGTCGACCTCGTGCTCGACAAGCGCACGCCTCTGCCCGGCCATCCCAATGGCATGCAGTTTTCCGCCTTCGACGGCGACGGGCAATTGCTGCTGCGGCGCATTTATTTTTCCATCGGCGGGGGATTTGTGGTCAGCGCCGACGAGTTGGCAGCGCTCAAGTCAGCGCCGGATGCGCGCCAGGACGTGCCCTGGCCCTTCGCCAATGCAGCGGAAATGCTCGACATGGCGAAAGCCTCCGGCCTTTCCATTGCGGCGATGAAGCGCGCCAATGAAGAGGCGCGGATCAGCCGGACAAAACTCGATGCCGGGCTCGACGAAATCTGGTCGGTGATGTCGAGCTGTGTGGCGCGCGGGCTGGCGCAAGACGGACAATTGCCGGGCGGGCTCAAGGTGCGCCGCCGCGCCAAGGGTATTCACCTGCAGCTCGAAGAAAAATGGCAGCGCAACGAGATCGACCCGCTGATGGCCAATGACTGGCTGAGCCTCTTTGCCATGGCGGTCAATGAGGAGAACGCGGCAGGCGGGCGCGTGGTGACGGCGCCGACCAATGGCGCGGCCGGGGTCATTCCGGCGGTTCTGAGCTATGCGCAGAAATTCCATGCCGGGGCGGGCCGGGCGAGCGTGCACGATTTCCTGCTCACCGCCGCGGCCATTGGCGGCATCATCAAGCACAATGCCTCCATCTCCGGAGCAGAAGTGGGGTGCCAGGGCGAGGTGGGCTCGGCCTCGGCGATGGCTGCGGCGGGGCTTTGCGCGCTAATGGGCGGAACGCCCGAACAGGTGGAGAACGCCGCCGAAATCGCGCTCGAGCACCATCTGGGCATGACCTGTGACCCTGTCGGCGGGCTGGTGCAGATTCCCTGCATCGAGCGCAATGCCTTTGGCGCGGTGAAAGCCGTCACCGCCGCTTCGCTGGCCCTCAAGGGCGACGGCGTCCACGCCGTGCCGCTCGATGTCTGCGTGGAAACCATGCGCCAGACCGGCCGCGACATGAGCGAGAAGTACAAGGAAACCAGCCAGGCCGGGCTGGCGGTCAATGTCGTGGCCTGCTGA
- a CDS encoding outer membrane beta-barrel protein: MKRTLIALAALAGLASNAVAADLYLPMDQGGYTSAGFDWSGFYAGINAGYGSGTAESVGALNGLTDTINWSGGLLGVNAGVNAQFDNFVLGLEGDVAWSGINGSTACAGVVGVTCSGDINWLGTLRGRAGMAFDNVLLFATGGLAVGGVNANTSAVFAGATGSYSGTGIGYTIGAGMELALNDAISVKAEYSYNRLTGTAPAGSLGAQAYDVTAGAHVGKVGLNFHF; this comes from the coding sequence TTGAAACGCACACTAATCGCCTTGGCAGCACTTGCCGGTCTTGCGTCCAACGCAGTAGCGGCTGATCTTTATCTCCCCATGGATCAGGGTGGCTATACATCGGCTGGGTTTGACTGGTCCGGCTTTTATGCCGGTATCAATGCCGGATACGGCAGCGGCACCGCCGAGTCCGTGGGCGCGCTCAACGGCCTGACCGACACGATCAACTGGAGCGGCGGTCTGCTTGGCGTCAATGCCGGCGTCAACGCCCAGTTCGACAATTTTGTGCTTGGCCTCGAGGGCGATGTGGCCTGGTCGGGCATCAATGGCTCCACCGCCTGTGCCGGCGTCGTGGGTGTGACCTGCTCGGGTGACATCAACTGGCTAGGCACGCTGCGTGGCCGCGCCGGCATGGCATTTGACAATGTGCTGCTGTTTGCCACCGGCGGTCTTGCCGTGGGCGGCGTCAATGCCAACACCTCCGCGGTCTTCGCAGGCGCGACCGGTTCTTATTCGGGCACCGGGATTGGCTATACCATCGGCGCCGGCATGGAACTCGCTCTCAACGACGCCATCAGCGTCAAGGCGGAATACAGCTACAACCGCCTGACCGGCACTGCACCCGCGGGTTCGCTCGGAGCCCAGGCCTATGACGTGACCGCCGGCGCCCATGTCGGCAAGGTGGGCCTCAACTTCCACTTCTAG
- a CDS encoding mannose-1-phosphate guanylyltransferase/mannose-6-phosphate isomerase codes for MSSIVPVILAGGQGTRLWPKSRSARPKQFIDLIGGDSLFQRSLDRVGDAGRYSPAIVITNAEYRFLVAEQALSASIEVGAILLEPVARNTAAAIAAAAHLALASDEDAVLHVLASDHLIDAGPEYFAAVDAAAAAARDGHLVTFGITPDRPETGYGYIAMGEALGHGAHKVAAFVEKPNLERAEEMLAKGGFVWNSGMFMLPARQFLAECEKLAPEIFAASRDAVAGAHRDLDFIRLEETAFASSPNISVDFAIFERTDKAAVLPVSFDWSDLGAWDAVWKGQERDAQGNAISGPAMVSNSTNSLIVSDHAHVVVDGLDDVAVIATEDAVFVGRLSQAQNVGALAKLLKADDSTRALTETHKTSYRPWGGYSSILMGERFQVKKLFVKPGKKLSLQKHHHRSEHWVVVRGTAEVTVDGKVSMLSENQSIYLPLGCTHRLANPGKIELELIEVQTGSYLGEDDIIRIEDEFGRS; via the coding sequence GTGTCATCCATCGTTCCTGTTATTCTCGCTGGGGGTCAGGGAACCCGCCTGTGGCCGAAATCGCGTTCGGCGCGGCCCAAGCAGTTCATCGATCTCATCGGGGGCGATAGTCTGTTCCAGCGCAGCCTTGACCGTGTTGGCGACGCCGGCCGCTATAGCCCCGCCATTGTCATTACCAATGCCGAATACCGCTTCCTCGTTGCCGAGCAGGCCCTGTCCGCTAGCATTGAGGTTGGCGCCATCCTGCTCGAGCCTGTGGCACGCAACACAGCCGCCGCCATCGCGGCCGCGGCCCATCTGGCGCTCGCCAGCGACGAAGACGCGGTTCTCCACGTCCTTGCGTCCGATCACCTGATCGACGCCGGCCCCGAATATTTTGCCGCCGTTGATGCTGCCGCCGCTGCAGCGCGCGACGGGCACCTCGTCACCTTCGGCATTACCCCCGATCGTCCGGAAACCGGCTATGGCTATATCGCCATGGGCGAAGCCCTCGGCCACGGTGCCCACAAGGTCGCCGCCTTTGTCGAAAAGCCCAATCTGGAGCGGGCCGAGGAGATGCTGGCCAAGGGCGGCTTTGTCTGGAATTCGGGCATGTTCATGCTGCCCGCCCGCCAGTTCCTTGCCGAATGCGAAAAGCTGGCGCCCGAGATCTTTGCCGCCTCGCGCGATGCTGTCGCCGGTGCACACCGCGATCTCGATTTCATCCGCCTCGAAGAGACCGCTTTCGCGTCCTCGCCCAACATCTCGGTCGATTTCGCCATTTTTGAGCGCACCGACAAGGCCGCCGTGCTGCCGGTGAGCTTTGATTGGTCCGATCTCGGTGCATGGGATGCGGTCTGGAAGGGTCAGGAGCGCGATGCCCAGGGCAATGCCATTTCCGGCCCGGCCATGGTGTCCAATTCCACCAATTCGCTCATCGTCTCCGATCACGCCCATGTGGTGGTCGACGGGCTCGACGATGTCGCTGTCATCGCCACCGAAGATGCGGTTTTCGTTGGCCGTCTTAGCCAGGCCCAGAATGTCGGTGCGCTGGCAAAGCTGCTCAAGGCCGACGACTCCACCCGTGCTTTGACCGAAACCCACAAGACCTCGTACCGGCCCTGGGGCGGTTATTCGTCCATTCTCATGGGGGAGCGCTTCCAGGTGAAGAAGCTTTTCGTCAAGCCGGGCAAGAAGCTCAGCCTGCAAAAGCATCACCACCGTTCCGAACATTGGGTCGTTGTCCGCGGCACCGCTGAGGTGACGGTCGATGGCAAGGTGTCGATGCTGTCTGAAAACCAGTCGATCTACCTGCCGCTCGGCTGCACCCATCGCCTTGCCAATCCGGGCAAGATCGAGCTCGAACTCATCGAAGTCCAGACCGGCTCCTATCTCGGCGAAGACGACATTATCCGCATCGAAGACGAATTCGGCCGCAGCTGA
- a CDS encoding glycosyltransferase — MRVLHVYKTYLPDDFTGVPRVIHALAEGMVPHGVESQVLALSKDHGGSVRTIDNHTVHLARQDINIASAGLSVSGFGLFRRLAADADIVNYHFPWPMADLLHLLGRPKAPSVVTYHSDIVRQKNLLKLYAPVQNAFLRSVDTIVATSPNYVRTSAVLAKFPDKTSVVPIGIPDVLPPAAALVESWREKVGSGFFLFVGALRYYKGLQFLMAAARETGLPVVVAGGGDTAEWAEMGGPSVRFVGSVSDEDKIALLELSRAFVFPSHLRSEAFGVALAEAARAGRAMISCEIGTGTSFVNLGGETGLVVPPEDVSALGAAMRTLAASPDQAEAYGRGARARYETMFRAEAMARAYLEIYRRLLAGRQ, encoded by the coding sequence TTGCGGGTTCTGCACGTCTACAAGACCTATCTGCCGGATGACTTCACCGGCGTGCCGCGCGTGATCCATGCCCTCGCTGAAGGCATGGTGCCGCATGGGGTCGAGAGCCAGGTTCTCGCGCTCAGCAAGGACCATGGCGGCAGCGTCCGGACGATCGACAATCACACCGTCCATCTTGCGCGGCAGGACATCAATATCGCCTCGGCAGGGCTATCGGTGTCGGGTTTTGGTCTGTTTCGACGGCTCGCGGCCGACGCCGACATTGTCAATTACCACTTCCCCTGGCCTATGGCCGACCTGCTCCACCTCCTCGGCCGTCCGAAGGCGCCCAGCGTTGTCACCTATCATTCCGACATCGTGCGGCAGAAGAATCTGCTCAAACTCTATGCGCCGGTGCAGAACGCATTCCTGCGATCGGTGGACACTATTGTTGCGACCTCGCCCAATTATGTACGCACCAGCGCGGTGCTGGCGAAATTTCCGGACAAGACCAGCGTTGTTCCGATCGGAATCCCTGATGTGCTGCCGCCGGCGGCAGCCCTCGTCGAGAGCTGGCGGGAAAAAGTGGGGAGTGGTTTCTTTCTCTTCGTCGGCGCGCTGCGCTACTACAAGGGCCTGCAGTTTCTGATGGCGGCGGCGCGGGAAACTGGCCTGCCCGTGGTGGTCGCCGGTGGCGGCGACACGGCCGAATGGGCTGAAATGGGGGGCCCGAGCGTGCGCTTTGTCGGCTCCGTGTCGGATGAAGACAAGATCGCGCTGCTGGAATTGAGCCGGGCTTTCGTGTTCCCCTCGCATTTGCGCTCTGAAGCCTTCGGCGTGGCGCTGGCCGAGGCGGCGCGGGCCGGCAGGGCGATGATCTCCTGCGAGATCGGCACGGGCACAAGTTTTGTGAACCTTGGTGGCGAGACCGGGCTGGTCGTGCCACCCGAAGATGTGTCCGCACTCGGGGCGGCGATGCGGACGCTGGCGGCGTCACCGGATCAGGCGGAGGCCTATGGCCGCGGCGCCCGGGCTCGGTATGAAACCATGTTCCGGGCAGAGGCGATGGCCAGGGCGTATCTGGAGATTTATCGGCGGTTATTGGCGGGACGGCAGTGA
- the nadA gene encoding quinolinate synthase NadA has protein sequence MVHTINAITPLSEAREILAQHFDLKFSKAIERATDKIFERVRHQIPEIEWSYYAPLIFQINKLKAEKDAVILAHNYQTPQIYHGVADVVGDSLQLAIEATKVRQQVIVQCGVHFMAETSKLLNPSKTVLIPDSRAGCSLSESITAEDVMAMRARYPGVPVVTYVNTSAAVKAVTDVCCTSSNALDIVNRVEGDSVIMIPDQYLAQNTAKKTHKKIITWAGACEVHETFTAEDISELRHAYPTAKIIAHPECPPEVIDAVDFAGSTAAMIDWVKSTRPARVVMVTECSMSDNVASETTGVDFLRGCNICPHMKRINLENVLWSLHTMTEEVIVPEELIAPARAAVERMIELSKKGD, from the coding sequence ATGGTTCACACGATCAACGCAATTACTCCGCTCAGCGAAGCGCGCGAGATCCTCGCCCAGCACTTCGACCTGAAGTTTTCCAAGGCCATCGAGCGCGCAACCGACAAGATTTTCGAGCGGGTCCGCCACCAGATCCCAGAGATCGAATGGAGCTATTATGCGCCGCTGATCTTCCAGATCAACAAGCTCAAGGCCGAGAAGGACGCGGTCATCCTGGCGCATAATTACCAGACGCCGCAGATCTATCACGGCGTTGCCGACGTTGTGGGCGACAGCCTGCAGCTGGCCATTGAAGCCACCAAGGTGCGCCAGCAGGTGATCGTGCAGTGCGGCGTGCACTTCATGGCCGAGACCTCAAAGCTTCTCAATCCGTCAAAAACCGTGCTGATCCCCGATAGCCGCGCCGGCTGTTCGCTGTCGGAATCGATCACCGCCGAAGATGTGATGGCCATGCGCGCCCGCTATCCCGGCGTGCCGGTGGTGACCTATGTGAACACGTCCGCGGCCGTGAAGGCGGTGACCGATGTCTGCTGCACCTCGTCCAACGCGCTCGACATCGTCAATCGCGTCGAGGGCGACAGTGTCATCATGATCCCGGACCAGTACCTCGCCCAGAACACCGCCAAGAAGACGCACAAGAAGATCATCACCTGGGCCGGCGCCTGCGAGGTCCACGAGACCTTTACCGCCGAAGACATTTCCGAGCTGCGCCACGCCTATCCCACGGCCAAGATCATCGCCCACCCCGAATGCCCTCCCGAGGTGATCGACGCGGTGGATTTTGCCGGCTCGACCGCCGCCATGATCGACTGGGTGAAATCCACCAGACCGGCCCGCGTCGTTATGGTCACCGAATGCTCCATGTCCGACAATGTGGCGAGCGAAACCACCGGCGTCGATTTCCTGCGCGGCTGCAACATCTGCCCGCACATGAAGCGCATCAACCTCGAGAACGTGCTGTGGAGCCTCCACACCATGACCGAGGAAGTCATCGTCCCCGAAGAGCTCATCGCCCCCGCCCGCGCCGCTGTGGAACGCATGATCGAGCTGAGCAAGAAGGGGGATTAA
- the eda gene encoding bifunctional 4-hydroxy-2-oxoglutarate aldolase/2-dehydro-3-deoxy-phosphogluconate aldolase: MPQDANAIRSILTLAPVVPVIILDDVSKARPLAEALVAGGLPILEVTLRTPNALKVMEEMAKVTGAIVGSGTVRNEVHMRASVDVGCRFMVSPGASPRLLDAADDVSIPLLPGIGTPTEAMAAAERGYSFLKFFPAEALGGAPVLKAFASPLPDITFCPTGGIDVIKAKTYLALPNVICVGGSWIMPNDAIESGDFARIEALAREASALRG, encoded by the coding sequence ATGCCGCAAGACGCCAATGCCATCCGCTCCATCCTGACGCTGGCCCCCGTGGTCCCGGTCATCATCCTCGATGACGTTTCCAAGGCGCGGCCGCTGGCCGAGGCGCTGGTGGCAGGCGGATTGCCTATTCTCGAAGTGACGCTGCGTACGCCCAATGCGCTCAAGGTCATGGAAGAAATGGCCAAGGTGACCGGCGCCATCGTCGGCTCCGGGACGGTTCGCAATGAAGTGCATATGCGCGCCTCGGTCGATGTGGGCTGCCGCTTCATGGTGTCGCCGGGCGCCTCGCCGCGCCTGCTCGACGCTGCCGACGATGTATCGATCCCGCTGCTGCCGGGCATCGGCACCCCGACCGAAGCCATGGCCGCTGCCGAGCGCGGTTATTCGTTCCTCAAGTTCTTCCCGGCCGAAGCGCTCGGCGGCGCGCCGGTGCTGAAAGCCTTTGCCTCGCCCCTGCCCGACATCACCTTCTGCCCCACCGGCGGCATCGACGTGATCAAGGCCAAGACCTATCTGGCGCTGCCCAACGTCATCTGCGTCGGCGGCTCGTGGATCATGCCCAATGACGCCATCGAAAGCGGCGACTTCGCCCGCATCGAAGCCCTCGCCAGGGAAGCCAGCGCGCTGCGCGGCTGA
- a CDS encoding ABC transporter substrate-binding protein: MSTLNRRQFMAATSVLGLASAFGLGRASAQEKTLRMFWWGNTDRLERTEKVIDLYQAANPGVTVMGETASFADFWPRLATQIVGDAAPDIIQMDFRYLSEYASRGALLPLDEYLGNKLDLSAIPADQVDANRGADGKLYGISFGVNVAACHVNETAWEEAGVEAPKSGITYEELAERALAFKAATKRSGMFGLADASGVEVPFENFLRQRGKALYTADGEIAFDTSDARDWFALWQDMRKSGACVPADVQATDLNTVETSMLVQQRAALAFGLANAIGPTRNAMQDSVGLIAYPLISADAAPGHYLRPATRVSISATTPDPELAVDFLAYFTQDIEAAKILGAERGIPVDPKIQEAIAPLISPAESASVDYVASINQYVGALPPLAPPGAGEVTTVLQRISQEVGFEAASPEDGASSLLSEAEAILARS; encoded by the coding sequence ATGAGCACACTTAATCGTCGTCAATTTATGGCCGCCACCAGCGTGCTTGGCCTCGCATCGGCCTTTGGCCTCGGCCGCGCCAGCGCACAGGAGAAAACCCTGCGCATGTTCTGGTGGGGCAATACCGATCGGCTCGAACGCACCGAAAAGGTCATCGACCTCTATCAGGCCGCCAATCCGGGTGTGACGGTCATGGGAGAGACTGCATCCTTTGCCGACTTCTGGCCACGTCTGGCCACCCAGATCGTCGGCGATGCTGCGCCCGACATCATCCAGATGGATTTCCGCTATCTCTCCGAATATGCCTCGCGCGGCGCCCTGCTGCCGCTCGACGAATATCTCGGCAACAAGCTCGATCTCAGCGCCATTCCAGCCGATCAGGTCGATGCCAATCGCGGCGCCGATGGCAAGCTCTACGGCATCAGCTTCGGCGTCAATGTGGCGGCCTGCCACGTCAACGAAACCGCCTGGGAAGAGGCCGGCGTCGAAGCCCCAAAATCCGGCATTACCTATGAAGAACTCGCCGAGCGCGCCCTGGCCTTCAAGGCGGCGACCAAGCGCAGCGGCATGTTCGGACTTGCCGACGCCAGCGGCGTCGAAGTGCCCTTCGAAAACTTCCTGCGCCAGCGCGGCAAGGCGCTCTATACCGCCGATGGCGAGATTGCCTTTGACACCAGCGACGCGCGCGACTGGTTTGCCCTCTGGCAGGATATGCGCAAATCCGGTGCCTGCGTGCCGGCAGATGTGCAGGCGACCGATCTCAACACCGTTGAAACCAGCATGCTGGTGCAGCAGCGCGCCGCGCTGGCGTTCGGGCTCGCCAATGCCATTGGTCCGACGCGCAATGCCATGCAGGACAGCGTTGGTCTCATCGCCTATCCGCTGATCTCGGCCGATGCAGCGCCGGGCCACTATCTGCGCCCGGCAACCCGCGTCAGCATTTCGGCGACCACCCCCGATCCGGAACTGGCGGTCGATTTCCTCGCCTACTTCACCCAGGATATCGAGGCGGCAAAGATCCTCGGCGCGGAGCGCGGCATTCCGGTGGACCCGAAAATTCAGGAAGCCATCGCGCCGCTGATCAGCCCGGCGGAAAGCGCCTCGGTCGATTATGTCGCCAGCATCAACCAGTATGTCGGCGCCCTGCCACCGCTCGCGCCGCCCGGCGCTGGCGAAGTCACCACCGTGCTGCAGCGCATCAGTCAGGAAGTCGGTTTTGAAGCCGCCTCGCCCGAGGACGGCGCCTCTTCGCTGCTGTCTGAAGCAGAAGCCATTCTGGCCCGCAGCTGA
- a CDS encoding sulfatase-like hydrolase/transferase has protein sequence MTQKNVLLVTVDEWAAKVLGCAGHPVVETPTLDMLAKAGRRFTNAYSETPICVPARRTLMTGTDPRTHGDRVAQGTLGMPDLPTLAETFRNAGYQATAIGKLHVYPQRDRIGFDDVILAEEGRQLNGCVDDYEVFLADNGFAGQHFFHGMGNNEYGWRSWHLPEHLHVTNWITFQACRTIKRRDPTRPGLWYVSYTAPHPPLVPPASYFERYARRDMPQPITADWSAPDTDLPPALQAVRDYWTDLPPAQRDDMRRAYYALCTHVDHQLRLIIGTLREEGILDDTIIVFTADHGDMLGDHGFYAKRLAYEASANVPMIVLGAASDADRIKPGSIDDRLVGLQDVMPTLLDLAGITPPDQMTGRSMIGDARRDYFYGECSEGLDATRMIHDGRHKLIWYPAGNHFQLFDLETDHEERHNLVASADYGAVLARLQGVLRDALYGGDLDYVRGDEWIGCKATYAGRKPNRGLSGQRGLHYPPLPFRDPNAATKTL, from the coding sequence ATGACCCAAAAAAACGTTCTTCTGGTCACGGTCGATGAATGGGCCGCCAAGGTGCTCGGCTGCGCCGGGCACCCCGTGGTCGAAACGCCCACACTCGACATGCTGGCCAAGGCCGGTCGGCGCTTTACCAATGCCTATTCGGAAACACCGATCTGCGTGCCCGCCCGCCGCACGCTGATGACCGGCACCGATCCGCGCACGCATGGCGACCGCGTGGCGCAGGGCACGCTGGGCATGCCGGACCTGCCGACGCTGGCAGAGACTTTTCGGAACGCCGGCTATCAGGCGACGGCGATCGGCAAGCTGCATGTCTATCCGCAGCGCGACCGGATCGGCTTTGACGATGTGATCCTCGCCGAGGAAGGCCGCCAGCTCAATGGCTGCGTGGATGACTATGAGGTGTTCCTCGCCGACAATGGCTTTGCCGGGCAGCACTTCTTCCACGGCATGGGCAATAATGAATATGGCTGGCGCAGCTGGCACCTGCCCGAGCATCTGCACGTCACCAACTGGATCACCTTCCAGGCGTGCCGGACGATCAAGCGGCGCGATCCCACGCGCCCGGGCCTGTGGTATGTGTCCTATACCGCGCCGCATCCGCCGCTGGTGCCGCCCGCGAGCTATTTCGAGCGCTATGCGCGCCGCGACATGCCCCAGCCGATCACCGCCGATTGGTCCGCTCCGGACACAGACCTGCCGCCCGCGCTTCAAGCCGTGCGCGATTATTGGACCGATCTGCCGCCCGCCCAGCGCGACGACATGCGGCGGGCCTATTATGCGCTCTGCACCCATGTCGATCACCAGTTGCGACTGATCATCGGCACGCTGCGCGAAGAAGGCATTCTGGACGACACCATCATCGTCTTTACCGCCGACCATGGCGACATGCTGGGCGACCACGGGTTTTACGCCAAGCGGCTGGCCTATGAGGCTTCCGCCAATGTGCCGATGATCGTGCTGGGCGCGGCCTCGGACGCGGACCGCATAAAACCCGGTTCGATCGATGACCGACTGGTCGGCCTGCAGGACGTGATGCCCACGCTGCTCGACCTCGCCGGCATTACCCCGCCCGACCAGATGACCGGACGATCGATGATCGGCGACGCGCGGCGGGACTATTTTTATGGCGAGTGCTCGGAAGGGCTCGACGCCACCCGCATGATCCATGACGGCCGCCACAAGCTGATCTGGTATCCCGCCGGAAATCATTTCCAGCTGTTCGACCTCGAGACCGATCACGAGGAGCGGCACAATCTGGTGGCTTCGGCGGATTATGGCGCGGTGCTCGCCCGACTGCAGGGCGTTTTGCGCGACGCGCTCTATGGCGGGGATCTCGACTATGTGCGGGGCGACGAGTGGATCGGATGCAAGGCCACCTATGCCGGCCGGAAACCCAATCGAGGCCTTTCGGGGCAACGCGGCTTGCACTATCCGCCCCTGCCCTTCCGCGATCCCAATGCGGCGACCAAGACACTGTGA
- the modA gene encoding molybdate ABC transporter substrate-binding protein, translating into MLRLTACLIAMLLTALPARAETATIAVAANFTAVAEALAGRFTAETGHELRLSFGATGALYGQISQAAPFDVFLAADAARPQLAVEEGHAAPDSFFIYAEGRLALYGPGRDLSAGAEALTSAFSRIALADPKAAPYGKAAIETLEALGLYDAIEPRIVWGETISQTLQFVETGNAEFGFVAASQVIGKADIWLVPEALHAPIAQGAVLLKHGESNPAAIAFLEFLQSDEAVVVIEAAGYSVP; encoded by the coding sequence ATGCTGCGCCTTACTGCCTGCCTCATCGCCATGCTGCTGACGGCGCTGCCAGCGCGGGCGGAGACGGCGACGATTGCGGTAGCGGCCAATTTTACGGCTGTTGCCGAGGCGTTGGCCGGGCGGTTCACGGCCGAGACGGGCCATGAACTGCGGCTCAGTTTTGGGGCGACCGGGGCGCTTTATGGGCAGATCAGCCAGGCGGCGCCCTTTGATGTGTTTTTGGCGGCCGACGCGGCCCGCCCGCAACTGGCGGTCGAGGAAGGCCATGCGGCGCCGGACAGCTTCTTCATCTATGCCGAGGGACGGCTTGCGCTTTATGGGCCGGGGCGGGATTTAAGTGCGGGCGCCGAAGCTTTGACGAGTGCGTTCAGCCGGATTGCGCTCGCCGATCCCAAGGCGGCGCCCTATGGCAAGGCAGCGATTGAAACGCTTGAGGCGCTTGGACTTTATGACGCCATAGAACCCAGAATCGTCTGGGGCGAGACCATTTCGCAGACGCTGCAGTTCGTTGAAACGGGCAATGCCGAGTTCGGCTTTGTGGCGGCAAGCCAGGTGATCGGAAAGGCCGACATTTGGCTGGTTCCGGAGGCGCTTCACGCGCCGATTGCCCAGGGTGCAGTGCTGCTGAAACATGGCGAGAGCAATCCGGCGGCGATCGCGTTTCTGGAGTTTTTGCAGAGTGATGAAGCCGTGGTGGTGATCGAGGCGGCGGGCTATTCGGTGCCTTAA
- the modB gene encoding molybdate ABC transporter permease subunit has product MSFEALIPPIALTLALAATVTAILFVIGTPIALWLARSRNAGTTIIGALVTLPLVLPPTVLGFYLLLALGPFGPGGALAGLWGARTLAFSFPGLVIGSVIASLPFMVQPLRNAFAAIETEVIEAAETLGARRGALFFRVLLPLARPGYLVGGIMAFAHTIGEFGVVLMIGGNIPGQTKVLSIAIYDFVERLEWDKAHVLAGGMVIFAFIVIFSTLMINRKSMGPLG; this is encoded by the coding sequence ATGAGTTTTGAAGCCCTGATCCCTCCGATTGCCCTGACCCTCGCCCTGGCCGCGACGGTGACGGCAATCCTCTTTGTCATCGGCACGCCGATTGCCCTGTGGCTGGCGCGGAGCAGAAACGCGGGCACGACAATCATTGGCGCGCTGGTGACGCTGCCGCTGGTGCTGCCGCCCACGGTCTTGGGATTTTATCTGTTGCTGGCGCTAGGGCCATTCGGCCCCGGTGGCGCATTGGCCGGGCTCTGGGGCGCGCGAACCCTCGCCTTTTCATTTCCCGGCCTCGTCATCGGCTCGGTGATCGCCTCCCTGCCCTTCATGGTTCAGCCGCTGCGCAACGCTTTTGCCGCCATCGAAACAGAAGTGATCGAAGCGGCGGAGACGCTGGGGGCGCGGCGCGGTGCGCTGTTCTTCCGCGTGCTCCTACCGCTGGCGCGGCCCGGCTATCTCGTCGGCGGCATCATGGCCTTTGCCCATACGATCGGTGAATTTGGCGTGGTGCTGATGATCGGCGGCAATATTCCGGGGCAGACCAAAGTTCTCTCCATCGCCATCTACGACTTCGTCGAGCGGCTGGAGTGGGACAAGGCCCATGTTCTGGCGGGGGGCATGGTGATCTTTGCCTTTATCGTCATCTTCTCGACGCTGATGATCAATCGCAAGTCCATGGGGCCGCTCGGTTAG